One part of the Streptomyces sp. NBC_00286 genome encodes these proteins:
- a CDS encoding ABC transporter ATP-binding protein, which yields MTSTGTTAPPPPGVARLLRPYAGGFAFVVVLQVIGAVAGLAPLLAVVELGRTLLAPGPADDGHVRDVVIAGAAGLLVRLLFMAASSGVGHLLDTRVQLSLRRQLAARLGRVPIGRLARRRTGELAKLVGEDVSAVHPLIAHTPGELVSAFVVPLVSLGYLFTVDWRLTLITLIPVLLAVALVPLMMTPTRLREQKEFDAAMGRISASVVEFVQGIAVVKAFGGSERAHSAFRTAVGDFTRSFYRMVRGLSGVAAGMQVALSPPFVLLAVLVGGAYRITGGGLAPADLLPFLLLGLGLTAPVAALGHGFDDLQAARRAVGRIRDVLAEPSLPEPVRPVAPEGHRVELRDVRFGYEGAEAGREVLRGIDLVLEPGTITAVVGPSGSGKSTLVQLLPRFYDPTHGSVLLGGVDLREVGSQELYRRVSFVFQDVRLLRASVADNIALAVPHADRDAVVRAARRASIHDRVLELPRGYDSVIGEDARLSGGEAQRVSIARALLADAPVLVLDEATAFADPQTEQAVREALAQTREERTTLVIAHRLETIADADTVVMLRDGEIVERGTTAELLARGGAFAEFWKIHAGAMEADATEARAMEADAMEGEEAR from the coding sequence ATGACTTCCACCGGAACCACCGCACCGCCACCACCGGGTGTGGCCCGTCTGTTGCGCCCGTACGCGGGCGGCTTCGCATTCGTCGTCGTCCTGCAGGTCATCGGCGCTGTCGCCGGCCTGGCGCCGCTCCTCGCGGTCGTCGAACTCGGCCGTACGCTGCTGGCGCCGGGGCCGGCCGACGACGGGCACGTGCGCGACGTCGTGATCGCGGGCGCGGCAGGGCTGCTCGTACGGCTGCTGTTCATGGCCGCCTCGTCCGGCGTCGGACACCTCCTCGACACCCGGGTGCAGCTGTCGCTGCGCCGGCAACTCGCCGCGCGGCTCGGGCGGGTGCCGATCGGCCGGCTGGCGCGGCGGCGGACCGGGGAGCTGGCGAAGCTGGTGGGTGAGGACGTCAGCGCCGTGCACCCGCTCATCGCCCACACGCCGGGCGAGCTGGTCTCCGCCTTCGTGGTGCCGCTGGTCTCGCTCGGCTACCTCTTCACCGTGGACTGGCGGCTGACGCTGATCACGCTGATCCCTGTGCTGCTGGCGGTCGCGCTGGTGCCGCTGATGATGACCCCTACGCGGCTGCGCGAGCAGAAGGAGTTCGACGCCGCGATGGGGCGGATCTCGGCGTCGGTGGTCGAGTTCGTACAGGGCATCGCGGTGGTGAAGGCGTTCGGCGGGTCGGAGCGGGCGCACAGCGCGTTCCGTACCGCGGTGGGCGACTTCACCCGGAGCTTCTACCGGATGGTGCGCGGTCTTTCCGGGGTCGCCGCCGGGATGCAGGTGGCGCTGTCGCCGCCGTTCGTGCTGCTGGCGGTGCTGGTCGGCGGCGCGTACCGGATCACCGGGGGCGGGCTCGCCCCGGCGGACCTGCTGCCCTTCCTGCTCCTCGGCCTCGGGCTGACCGCGCCCGTGGCCGCGCTCGGGCACGGCTTCGACGACCTCCAGGCCGCGCGACGCGCCGTCGGCCGCATCCGGGACGTACTCGCCGAGCCGTCGCTGCCCGAGCCCGTACGGCCGGTGGCGCCCGAGGGGCACCGGGTGGAGCTGCGGGACGTCCGTTTTGGGTACGAGGGTGCCGAGGCCGGGCGCGAGGTGCTGCGCGGGATCGACCTTGTGCTGGAGCCGGGGACGATCACCGCCGTGGTCGGGCCGTCCGGCAGCGGCAAGTCCACGCTGGTGCAGCTGCTGCCGCGGTTCTACGACCCGACGCACGGCTCCGTGCTCCTCGGCGGCGTCGACCTGCGTGAGGTGGGCAGCCAGGAGCTGTACCGGCGGGTGTCCTTCGTCTTCCAGGACGTCCGGCTGCTGCGCGCCTCGGTCGCGGACAACATCGCCCTCGCCGTCCCGCACGCCGACCGCGACGCCGTTGTCCGCGCCGCCCGCCGGGCGAGCATCCACGACCGCGTCCTCGAACTGCCCCGCGGCTACGACTCGGTGATCGGCGAGGACGCCCGCCTCTCCGGCGGCGAGGCGCAGCGCGTCTCCATCGCCCGCGCCCTGCTCGCAGACGCCCCCGTCCTGGTCCTCGACGAGGCCACCGCCTTCGCCGACCCGCAGACCGAGCAGGCGGTGCGCGAGGCGCTGGCGCAGACCCGGGAGGAGCGGACGACGCTGGTCATCGCCCACCGCTTGGAGACGATCGCCGACGCCGACACCGTCGTGATGCTGCGCGACGGCGAGATCGTGGAGCGGGGCACGACCGCGGAACTCCTCGCGCGGGGCGGCGCATTCGCCGAATTCTGGAAGATCCACGCCGGTGCCATGGAAGCCGATGCCACGGAAGCCCGTGCCATGGAAGCCGATGCCATGGAAGGGGAAGAGGCCCGATGA
- a CDS encoding helix-turn-helix domain-containing protein, which translates to MSTAVRRRVVAPVWQVTRPARPGRVPGVVLAGFRDRGPAPVDHRLDPHPVLTLALACGEAVLGIDKSTGRQHRGSLVTGLGFGAGGAARVRAANVEWVQVRLSPAIARAVLGVDPAELESSVVALDDLWGERRAARLREQLAQAASWEERFALVEAFLARLSAAGPAIEPELAWAWDRIVAGHGQVRVEGLADELGWSRKRLWSRFHAQLGLPPKRAAKLVRYDWAATRLAGGQAAARVAADCGYADQSHLHRDVVAFTGVTPATLSGQSLVATADMAWVDHVPRL; encoded by the coding sequence ATGTCAACTGCCGTGCGCCGACGCGTCGTTGCCCCCGTGTGGCAGGTCACGCGCCCGGCCCGGCCCGGCCGCGTACCCGGCGTCGTCCTGGCGGGGTTCCGCGACCGCGGCCCGGCTCCGGTCGACCACCGGCTCGACCCGCACCCCGTGCTGACGCTGGCGCTGGCATGCGGCGAGGCGGTGCTCGGCATCGACAAGTCGACGGGGCGGCAGCACCGCGGCAGCCTTGTCACCGGGCTCGGATTCGGCGCCGGCGGTGCGGCGCGGGTGCGGGCCGCGAACGTCGAGTGGGTGCAGGTGCGCCTGTCCCCCGCCATCGCGCGCGCCGTGCTTGGCGTGGACCCTGCTGAGCTGGAGAGCTCCGTGGTGGCCCTGGACGACCTGTGGGGAGAGCGGCGGGCGGCCCGGCTGCGCGAGCAGCTGGCCCAGGCCGCCTCGTGGGAGGAACGCTTCGCGCTCGTCGAAGCGTTCCTCGCCCGGCTGTCCGCCGCGGGGCCCGCCATCGAGCCGGAGCTGGCCTGGGCCTGGGACCGTATCGTCGCCGGGCACGGCCAGGTGCGGGTCGAAGGGCTGGCCGACGAGCTGGGCTGGAGCCGCAAGCGCCTGTGGTCCCGCTTCCACGCGCAGCTCGGCCTGCCGCCCAAGCGCGCCGCGAAGCTCGTCCGCTACGACTGGGCCGCCACCCGCCTGGCCGGGGGCCAGGCGGCGGCCAGGGTCGCGGCCGACTGCGGCTACGCCGACCAGTCCCATCTGCACCGGGACGTCGTGGCGTTCACCGGTGTGACCCCCGCAACCCTGTCCGGCCAGTCGCTCGTCGCGACGGCCGACATGGCGTGGGTGGACCACGTGCCACGCCTCTAG
- a CDS encoding family 2B encapsulin nanocompartment shell protein, which translates to MSVEAGSENRTEQDRSQQSLATSAARNLATTTKSVPQMQEITSRWLLRMLPWVQVEGGTYRVNRRLNYAVGDGRVTFVKTGDQVEVIPAELGELPTLRDYGDLEVLGELARRCRQQEYEPGDVLASFGGQADTVFLLAHGKVEKVGSGPYGDDAVLGVLADGAYFGDQCLTASDGIWEFTARALTHCTVLALTRQDVLTLADRSASLQAHLEQVRSVPEQRTNKYGEAAIDLSAGHVGEALLPHTFVDYEPAPREYELSVAQTVLRIHSRVADLYNQPMNQTEQQLRLTVEALKERQEHELVNNREFGLLHNCEYDQRLQPHAGVPSPDDMDELLSRRRGSKLFLAHPRAIAAFGRECSKRGLYPDTVEVHGHHVPAWRGVPIFPCNKIPISDARTTSIICMRTGESEAGVIGLRQSGIPDEIEPSLSVRFMGISEQAIISYLVTAYYSAAVLVPDALGVLENVEIGHWR; encoded by the coding sequence ATGTCGGTCGAGGCGGGTAGCGAGAACCGCACGGAGCAGGACCGGAGCCAGCAGAGCCTGGCGACGTCGGCCGCGCGGAACCTGGCCACCACCACCAAGTCCGTCCCGCAGATGCAGGAGATCACCTCCAGGTGGCTGCTGCGGATGCTGCCCTGGGTCCAGGTGGAAGGTGGCACCTACCGGGTGAACCGCCGGCTGAACTATGCGGTCGGGGACGGGCGCGTGACCTTCGTGAAGACGGGGGACCAGGTGGAGGTGATCCCGGCCGAGCTGGGGGAGCTTCCGACGCTGCGGGACTACGGCGACCTCGAGGTGCTCGGCGAACTGGCGCGGCGCTGCCGGCAACAGGAATACGAGCCCGGGGACGTCCTCGCCTCCTTCGGCGGCCAGGCGGACACGGTGTTCCTGCTGGCGCACGGCAAGGTCGAGAAAGTGGGCTCCGGGCCCTACGGAGATGACGCCGTGCTCGGTGTACTGGCCGACGGCGCCTACTTCGGCGACCAATGCCTCACCGCCTCCGACGGCATCTGGGAATTCACGGCACGTGCCCTGACCCATTGCACCGTTCTCGCACTCACCCGGCAGGATGTCCTGACACTGGCGGACCGTTCCGCATCGCTCCAAGCCCACCTGGAGCAGGTGCGGTCCGTTCCCGAGCAGCGCACCAACAAATACGGTGAGGCCGCGATCGACCTGTCGGCCGGACACGTCGGAGAGGCCCTGCTGCCGCACACCTTCGTGGACTACGAACCGGCCCCGCGCGAGTACGAACTGAGCGTCGCGCAGACGGTGCTGCGGATCCACAGCAGGGTCGCCGACCTCTACAACCAGCCGATGAACCAGACGGAGCAGCAGTTGCGGCTCACCGTCGAGGCACTCAAGGAACGCCAGGAGCACGAACTCGTCAACAACCGCGAGTTCGGCCTGCTCCACAACTGTGAGTACGACCAGCGGCTGCAGCCACACGCCGGTGTGCCCAGCCCCGACGACATGGACGAACTGCTCAGCAGGCGCCGCGGATCCAAGCTCTTCCTCGCCCACCCCAGGGCGATCGCCGCGTTCGGACGGGAGTGCAGCAAGCGGGGTCTGTACCCGGACACGGTGGAGGTGCACGGCCACCACGTGCCCGCCTGGCGCGGTGTGCCGATCTTCCCCTGCAACAAGATCCCGATCTCCGACGCCCGTACGACATCGATCATCTGCATGCGTACGGGCGAGTCGGAAGCGGGCGTCATCGGGCTCAGGCAGAGCGGCATCCCGGACGAGATCGAACCGAGCCTGTCCGTTCGCTTCATGGGCATCAGCGAGCAGGCGATCATCTCGTACCTGGTCACGGCCTACTATTCGGCGGCAGTCCTGGTGCCGGACGCCCTGGGCGTCCTGGAGAACGTCGAAATCGGCCACTGGCGCTGA
- a CDS encoding family 2 encapsulin nanocompartment cargo protein terpene cyclase, with amino-acid sequence MSQPFKLPDFYEPYPARLSPHLETVRKDSKTWARRMGMIEGSEVWDSRDFDSHDYALLCSYTHPDAPAAELTLVTEWYVWVFFFDDDFLRRFKRSQDLSGARAYLDRLPAFMPMEPGGAPAEPASAVERGLADLWARTVPAMSQDWRRRFATSTKALLEESLWELRNISDGRVANPLEYIEMRRKVGGAPWSAGLVEYAAGAEVPEPIAACRPMLVLRDAFSDAVHLRNDLFSYQREIEDEGELSNGVLVFEKFLGCDTQQAADAVNELLTSRLQQFEHTALTELAPLFAEHGLPPQSCADVLAYVKGLQDWQAGGHEWHMRSSRYMNGAAGGSTTAGSTAGGSPVRASASAIPGGPAGGLAGVLHGPTGLGTSAARITASVAATMPKRLRSHAHVPFQRVGPVPVPELYMPFTTELSPHLDDSREHVVDWARTVGMLEPLPGVPGPGIWDEHKLRAFDFALCSAGIHPDASPEELDLTTHWLTWGTYADDYYPAVFGPRSDLTGARLCNERLSAFMPVDSTAVPTPANALERGLADLWSRTAGPMTTAARRAFRGTIEDMTGSWVWELCNAAENRVPDPVDYIEMRRKTFGADLTMSLCRLSHGRTVPPEAYRSRPVQAMQNSAADYAALINDLYSYQKEIEFEGEIHNAVLVVQDFFDCGLTEALGIVADLMTSRMREFERVVSTELPEMFDQLNLDSGTRATLTGYAQELKHWLAGILIWHQQCHRYEEAELRRPVGGWTSPPTRPTGLGTSAAHIPALACGLNFMPEKSPSKRK; translated from the coding sequence ATGTCACAGCCCTTCAAACTTCCGGACTTCTACGAGCCGTACCCGGCACGGCTCAGCCCCCACCTGGAGACGGTGCGGAAGGACTCCAAGACCTGGGCCCGCAGGATGGGGATGATCGAGGGGTCGGAGGTCTGGGACAGCCGTGACTTCGACTCCCACGACTACGCCTTGCTGTGCTCGTACACCCATCCCGATGCCCCGGCCGCCGAGCTGACCTTGGTCACCGAGTGGTACGTGTGGGTGTTCTTCTTCGACGACGACTTCCTGCGGCGTTTCAAGCGCAGCCAGGACCTTTCCGGAGCCCGCGCCTACCTCGACCGGTTGCCGGCCTTCATGCCGATGGAGCCCGGGGGTGCGCCCGCGGAGCCGGCCAGCGCGGTCGAGCGCGGCCTGGCCGACCTGTGGGCCCGCACCGTGCCGGCCATGTCCCAGGACTGGCGCCGCCGGTTCGCGACGAGCACGAAAGCCCTGCTCGAGGAATCCCTGTGGGAGCTGCGCAACATCTCCGACGGCCGTGTCGCCAATCCGCTGGAGTACATCGAGATGCGGCGCAAGGTGGGCGGTGCCCCCTGGTCCGCGGGTCTCGTCGAGTACGCCGCGGGCGCCGAGGTGCCGGAGCCGATCGCTGCCTGCCGTCCCATGCTCGTGCTCCGGGACGCCTTCTCCGACGCGGTGCACCTGCGGAACGACCTGTTCTCCTACCAGCGGGAGATCGAGGACGAGGGTGAACTCTCCAACGGCGTACTGGTCTTCGAGAAGTTCCTGGGCTGCGACACCCAGCAGGCCGCCGACGCCGTCAACGAGCTGCTCACCTCTCGGCTGCAGCAGTTCGAGCACACCGCGCTGACCGAGCTGGCACCGTTGTTCGCCGAGCACGGCCTGCCCCCGCAGTCCTGCGCCGACGTCCTGGCCTACGTCAAGGGACTCCAGGACTGGCAGGCGGGCGGCCACGAATGGCACATGCGCTCCAGCCGCTATATGAACGGCGCGGCCGGGGGCTCGACGACCGCAGGCTCAACGGCCGGGGGCTCACCGGTCAGGGCGAGCGCGTCAGCCATCCCGGGCGGTCCGGCGGGCGGCCTGGCGGGTGTCCTGCACGGTCCGACCGGTCTGGGCACCTCCGCGGCCCGCATCACGGCCTCGGTGGCGGCGACGATGCCGAAGCGGTTGCGCAGCCACGCGCATGTGCCGTTCCAGCGGGTCGGGCCGGTCCCCGTCCCCGAGCTGTACATGCCGTTCACCACAGAGCTGAGTCCTCATCTGGACGACTCACGCGAGCACGTCGTCGACTGGGCCCGCACGGTGGGCATGCTGGAGCCGCTGCCCGGCGTGCCCGGTCCCGGCATCTGGGACGAACACAAGCTGCGGGCCTTCGACTTCGCCCTGTGCTCGGCGGGCATCCATCCGGACGCCTCCCCCGAAGAGCTGGACCTGACGACGCACTGGCTCACCTGGGGAACGTACGCCGACGACTACTACCCCGCCGTGTTCGGACCCCGGTCCGACCTCACCGGCGCCAGGCTGTGCAACGAGCGGCTGTCCGCGTTCATGCCGGTGGACTCCACGGCGGTCCCCACCCCGGCGAACGCGCTGGAACGCGGGCTCGCGGACCTGTGGTCCCGTACGGCCGGCCCGATGACGACCGCCGCACGCCGCGCGTTCCGCGGCACCATCGAGGACATGACCGGCAGCTGGGTGTGGGAACTGTGCAACGCGGCGGAGAACCGCGTCCCCGACCCGGTCGACTACATCGAGATGCGGCGCAAGACCTTCGGGGCGGACCTCACCATGAGTCTGTGCCGCCTGTCCCACGGGCGCACGGTGCCGCCGGAGGCGTACCGGAGCCGTCCCGTCCAGGCGATGCAGAACTCGGCGGCGGACTACGCGGCCCTGATCAACGACCTGTACTCGTACCAGAAGGAGATCGAGTTCGAGGGTGAGATCCACAACGCCGTCCTCGTGGTCCAGGACTTCTTCGACTGCGGCCTCACCGAAGCGCTCGGCATCGTCGCCGATCTGATGACCTCGCGGATGCGGGAGTTCGAACGCGTGGTGTCCACCGAGCTTCCGGAGATGTTCGACCAGCTGAATCTCGACTCCGGCACACGGGCCACGCTCACCGGGTACGCACAGGAGCTCAAGCACTGGCTTGCCGGAATCCTCATCTGGCACCAGCAGTGCCACCGGTACGAGGAGGCCGAACTGCGCCGCCCGGTGGGTGGCTGGACCAGCCCGCCCACCCGTCCCACAGGTCTCGGCACATCAGCGGCTCATATCCCGGCCCTCGCATGTGGGCTCAATTTCATGCCCGAAAAGAGCCCGTCAAAGCGGAAGTAG
- a CDS encoding bestrophin-like domain translates to MSQWLVLALVMASACVVVLAITLLRHRRIPDDDDPTETPDVIEYMTMMIGVVYAIVLGLAIAGGWEARGAAHENVRAEAQALHEVNERAQAYPAAVRDRIKKDIDAYVQYVVDEEWQVMADHGELSDRGTELFARVRKDVAGYEPRTDQEDRAYQPMVDQVAVADDARGSRGDSAGGAMPGVVWFGLIAGALVTIGMIFTLQIRTSPPELLLAGLFSALIAFLLFLIWEFDSSFSRDAGTAAGPFLDLFPAVDSTAR, encoded by the coding sequence ATGTCGCAATGGCTGGTCCTGGCCCTGGTGATGGCCTCGGCCTGCGTGGTGGTTCTGGCCATCACCCTGCTCAGGCACCGGCGTATCCCTGACGACGACGATCCCACCGAGACCCCCGATGTCATCGAGTACATGACCATGATGATCGGCGTTGTCTACGCGATCGTGCTCGGACTCGCCATCGCCGGTGGCTGGGAGGCGCGCGGTGCCGCGCATGAGAACGTACGCGCCGAGGCCCAGGCCCTGCACGAGGTCAACGAGCGTGCCCAGGCGTACCCGGCGGCCGTACGGGACCGCATCAAGAAGGACATCGACGCCTACGTGCAGTATGTGGTCGACGAGGAGTGGCAGGTCATGGCCGATCACGGCGAACTGTCCGACCGGGGAACGGAATTGTTCGCGCGGGTACGCAAGGACGTCGCCGGCTACGAACCGCGGACCGACCAGGAGGACCGGGCCTACCAGCCGATGGTCGACCAGGTCGCCGTCGCCGATGACGCCCGGGGTTCCCGGGGCGACAGCGCGGGTGGGGCGATGCCGGGTGTGGTCTGGTTCGGTCTCATCGCGGGCGCGCTGGTGACGATCGGCATGATCTTCACCCTGCAGATCCGCACCTCCCCACCGGAATTGCTGCTCGCCGGCCTGTTCAGCGCCCTGATCGCCTTCCTGCTCTTCTTGATCTGGGAATTCGACTCGTCCTTCAGCCGGGACGCCGGCACGGCGGCCGGCCCCTTCCTCGACCTCTTCCCCGCCGTCGACTCAACCGCACGCTGA
- a CDS encoding methyltransferase → MNETTTTHAATDEAAGDPAADVAGLMQMIAGGAILQTLHAVAELNIADHLADGARTAKEVAEREGSHERSTFRLMRAAASLGVLSYEGSGRFGLTGRGQMLRTDVPGSLRSLVLIQAGESHWQPWSLFPEAVRQGTSQAKKALGADVFDYYARPEKADKAKLFADSMRDLAGMVTQGILAEADTKGLSTAIDVGGGDGHLVLALMEADPALQGQVLDLPHAIEDAIQQAERRGLSDRFSGVPGDFFDEVRNADLYLLKTVLHDWDDERCTTILRNCRSAAGEGGRALVVEMLVDQEIGKPDFATIADVTMLCVTGGIERDLDEFDALFEATCWRRGKTYPVGGGYFAMELEAI, encoded by the coding sequence ATGAACGAAACGACCACGACTCACGCGGCAACGGACGAGGCGGCCGGCGACCCGGCGGCGGATGTCGCAGGCCTGATGCAGATGATCGCCGGCGGCGCGATCCTCCAGACCCTGCACGCGGTTGCCGAACTCAACATCGCCGACCACCTTGCCGACGGAGCTCGCACGGCGAAGGAGGTGGCCGAGCGCGAGGGCAGCCATGAGCGGTCCACGTTCCGTTTGATGCGTGCCGCCGCTTCGCTGGGAGTGCTCAGTTACGAAGGGTCGGGGCGCTTCGGCCTGACCGGGCGGGGCCAGATGCTGCGTACCGATGTGCCGGGCTCCCTGCGCTCCTTGGTGCTGATCCAGGCCGGGGAGTCGCACTGGCAGCCCTGGAGCCTGTTCCCCGAGGCGGTGCGGCAGGGCACGAGCCAGGCGAAGAAGGCGCTGGGCGCGGACGTCTTCGACTACTACGCGCGGCCGGAGAAGGCCGACAAGGCCAAGCTGTTCGCCGATTCCATGCGGGACTTGGCCGGCATGGTGACCCAGGGCATCCTGGCCGAGGCCGACACAAAGGGCCTGTCCACGGCGATCGACGTCGGTGGCGGCGACGGACACCTCGTACTGGCGCTCATGGAGGCCGATCCCGCTCTGCAGGGCCAGGTACTCGACCTGCCGCACGCCATCGAGGACGCGATCCAGCAGGCCGAACGGCGGGGCCTGTCCGACCGTTTCTCCGGTGTGCCGGGCGACTTCTTCGACGAAGTACGCAACGCGGATCTCTACCTCCTCAAGACCGTGCTCCACGACTGGGACGACGAGCGCTGTACGACGATCCTGCGCAACTGCCGTTCCGCGGCGGGCGAAGGCGGGCGCGCCCTGGTGGTGGAAATGCTCGTCGACCAGGAGATCGGCAAGCCCGACTTCGCCACCATCGCGGACGTGACGATGCTCTGCGTCACGGGCGGCATCGAACGAGACCTTGACGAATTCGACGCGCTCTTCGAGGCCACCTGCTGGCGCCGCGGCAAGACCTACCCCGTCGGCGGCGGCTACTTCGCCATGGAACTCGAGGCCATCTGA
- a CDS encoding SDR family NAD(P)-dependent oxidoreductase, whose amino-acid sequence MSTILITGANRGIGYETARALITEGHTVWLGCRDEARGERAADELGGRFVRLDVTDDASAQAAAATVGQLDVLVNNAGLLEPPTHIGNLTSDLVHQIFDTNVFGAVRVTTAFLPLLSESTRPAVVNVTSSIGSLAKSADPDDEFAAYPQDVYRASKAALNMFTVQYAKAYPAMRINCVDPGLTATDMMGGQVGQPPAQAAATVAKVALLGPDGPTGQFLGADGVVPW is encoded by the coding sequence ATGTCAACAATTCTCATTACCGGTGCCAATCGGGGTATTGGCTACGAAACGGCCCGTGCCCTCATCACCGAGGGCCACACCGTATGGCTGGGCTGCCGGGACGAGGCCCGAGGGGAGCGCGCCGCCGACGAGCTGGGCGGGCGATTCGTACGGCTCGACGTCACCGACGACGCCTCCGCCCAAGCTGCCGCCGCGACCGTCGGCCAACTCGACGTACTGGTCAACAACGCGGGCCTGCTGGAACCGCCGACGCACATCGGAAACCTCACGTCCGACCTCGTGCACCAGATTTTCGACACCAATGTCTTCGGTGCCGTACGCGTCACGACGGCCTTTCTGCCTCTCCTCTCGGAGTCGACGCGGCCGGCGGTCGTCAACGTGACCAGCAGCATTGGCTCGTTGGCCAAATCGGCCGATCCGGACGACGAATTCGCCGCCTACCCGCAGGATGTGTATCGCGCTTCCAAGGCGGCCCTCAATATGTTCACCGTCCAGTACGCCAAGGCATATCCGGCTATGCGGATCAATTGCGTAGACCCGGGTCTGACGGCGACCGACATGATGGGCGGTCAGGTGGGCCAGCCGCCGGCCCAAGCGGCCGCGACCGTCGCCAAGGTTGCTCTCCTCGGCCCGGACGGCCCGACGGGACAGTTCCTCGGTGCCGACGGGGTCGTCCCGTGGTGA
- a CDS encoding YybH family protein, producing MTWDAKPSGDAKPRAALTETIDRFVDSFNVQDLDLAMSFFAEDAEYRPGDGAVHRGPAQIRAAFVPIFSGKFGLVTFDEHDRLIDEQQRRAAIRWTCRLDLAPQHTCGTKSVLRWALRARYGSRMRWEGTDIFHFDEELRITGKYTYASFRRPIMLKG from the coding sequence GTGACCTGGGACGCAAAGCCCAGCGGGGACGCGAAGCCCAGGGCGGCCCTCACCGAGACCATCGACCGCTTCGTCGACAGCTTCAACGTCCAGGACCTCGACCTCGCCATGTCCTTCTTCGCCGAGGACGCCGAGTACCGTCCCGGCGACGGCGCCGTCCACCGCGGACCCGCACAGATCCGTGCCGCGTTCGTGCCGATCTTCTCGGGGAAGTTCGGCCTGGTCACCTTCGACGAACACGACCGGCTCATCGACGAACAGCAGCGTCGCGCGGCCATCCGCTGGACCTGCCGTCTCGACCTGGCGCCCCAGCACACCTGCGGCACCAAGTCTGTGCTGCGCTGGGCCCTCCGCGCCCGCTACGGCAGCCGGATGCGCTGGGAAGGAACCGACATCTTCCACTTCGACGAGGAGCTGCGCATCACCGGCAAGTACACCTACGCGAGCTTCCGCCGCCCCATCATGCTCAAGGGCTGA
- a CDS encoding methyltransferase: protein MNPPMPIPKPTDVMLQMAGGFQVSQAVYVVAKLDLPTMLDEAGGPLTVSELAELSGAQVQHLRRLLRTLASMGVFLLDGDEVSLTPIGATLSRNADDSLHAVALMWMETHYAPFGDLLHTVKTGEPAANHHLGKSFIDWVTENPDRAQLLSDAMASVTKGLRTGMFDDYALPAGELVADIGGADGSVLVELIKDLPDRRGIVFDLPPVTQAARATIAARGLDGRVEVVGGDFFDSVPAADVYVLSAILHDWDDASAVRLLQSVAKAGGSGARVLVIETVVPDGGEPHLAKMSDLTMLGMAPGMERNRAEYESLLNAAGVGIDRVVPTSTPYSIIEATVA from the coding sequence ATGAACCCGCCGATGCCGATACCGAAGCCGACAGATGTCATGTTGCAGATGGCGGGAGGCTTTCAGGTCTCCCAGGCCGTCTACGTCGTGGCCAAGCTGGACCTGCCGACGATGCTGGACGAGGCCGGCGGCCCGCTGACGGTGAGCGAACTGGCGGAGCTATCCGGCGCGCAGGTCCAGCACCTGCGCCGCCTGCTGCGCACGCTCGCGTCGATGGGGGTGTTTCTCCTCGACGGTGACGAGGTGTCCCTGACACCTATCGGCGCGACGCTGTCCCGCAATGCCGACGACTCGCTGCACGCGGTGGCGCTCATGTGGATGGAGACCCACTACGCACCCTTCGGCGATCTGCTCCACACGGTCAAGACGGGCGAGCCCGCCGCGAACCACCACCTCGGGAAGTCCTTCATCGACTGGGTGACCGAGAACCCGGACCGGGCGCAGTTGCTCAGCGATGCGATGGCCTCGGTCACCAAGGGCCTTCGTACCGGCATGTTCGACGACTACGCACTGCCCGCCGGTGAGCTGGTCGCCGACATCGGGGGAGCCGACGGCAGCGTTCTGGTCGAACTCATCAAGGACCTGCCCGACCGCCGGGGGATCGTCTTCGACCTGCCGCCGGTGACGCAGGCGGCGCGGGCCACCATCGCCGCCCGCGGGCTCGACGGCCGGGTCGAGGTCGTCGGCGGTGACTTCTTCGACAGCGTGCCCGCCGCGGACGTATACGTACTCAGTGCCATCCTTCACGACTGGGACGACGCCTCCGCTGTGCGCCTGCTCCAGTCGGTGGCCAAGGCAGGCGGATCCGGAGCGCGGGTGCTGGTCATCGAGACCGTCGTGCCGGACGGCGGTGAACCGCATCTGGCCAAGATGAGCGACCTCACGATGCTCGGCATGGCGCCCGGGATGGAACGGAACCGGGCGGAGTACGAATCGCTGCTCAACGCTGCCGGCGTCGGCATCGACAGGGTCGTACCGACGTCGACTCCGTACTCGATCATCGAGGCGACGGTCGCCTGA